The DNA segment ACGGGTTCGCACCCGTGGCTACTCCCAGCCGCCCCGCCAAGGCGGGGCTTGCCCTCCTCCGTGTGTCACACCCATCGGGTGAAGGGCGTCCCGAGAAGAAAAGCCTCTTATCCGGGAATCTGGGACCGCCGCCGCGCTTGCGCTTTGCCCGCGACTAGTGTACACAATCCCCGAAACGCTCTGAGGGGAACGCGCATGCCGGAACACGACCTCGCCCGCTGGCTCCAGGACATGGTCGCCCGCAACGCCTCGGACCTCTACGTCAAGGCGTTCGCCCCGCCCCACCTGCGCATCGACGGCGCGATCACCCCGCTCGGCGGCCCGGCGCTCACGCCCGAGCAGACCGAGGCGATTGCCCGCTCGATCATGCAGGAGGACGAGTGGCAGGCCTTCGCGCAGCAGAACGAGCTGGACCTCGCCCTCCAGGTCGAAGGTTTGGGCCGTTTCCGCGTCAACGCGTACCGCCAGCAGGGCTGCGTCTCCCTCGTGGCCCGCTCGATCAGGCAGCAGGTGCCGTCGTTCGAGGAACTCCACCTGCCGGCTGACGTCCTGCGCCGTCTGTGCCGCGAGGAGCGCGGGCTGGTGCTGCTGACGGGCATCGCGGGCAGCGGCAAGTCCACCACGATCGCCGCCATGATTGCCGAGATCAACCGCACGCAGCGCAAGCACATCGTCACCATCGAAGACCCCGTCGAGTACGTCTTCCCCGACGGCCTCTCCATCATCAGCCAGCGCGAGATCGGCCTTGACACCCACAGCTTCCACGACGCGCTCCGCCACGTGATCCGCCAGAGCCCCGACGTGATCTTCATCGGCGAGATGCGCGACCTCGAGACGATGGCCAGCGCCATCATGGCCGCCGAGACCGGCCACCTCGTGCTCTCGACGCTCCACACGCTGGACGCCGTCCAGACCGTCGAGCGCATCATCAACTACTTCCCGCCCTACCAGCACCCGCAGGTGCGCATGCAGCTCTCGCTCGTGCTCAAGGGCGTCATCGCTCAGCGCCTGCTCGTGCGCGCCGATGGCTCGGGCCGCATCCCGGCCTGCGAGGTAATGCTCGCCACGCCGCTGATCCGGAAAATCCTCCACGAGGGCCGGACCGCCGAGCTGCTCGAACCGATCCACAGGGGCACGGCCGACGGCATGTGCACGTTCAACCAGGCACTCCTCGCCCTGATCCAGAGCGGCGCGGTCACCCCGGACGAGGGACGCAAGTACGCCGACAACGTCGAGGAGCTCGACCTCGCGCTCCGCGGCATCTACTCGGGCGTTGATACACATACGCCAAGACGATAGAGGACGCGCACAGACGCAAGTGGCATAAGACCCACAGATGGAGACTGCGGAACAATGAGATCGTTTCGACTTATGATGCTCGTGTCGGCACTGGCGCTCATCGGCGGCGTGATCGCCTGGCAGTTCGTCGCGCGCACGGGCCAGGCCCAAGAGGGTGCGGAACTCGGCGGAGGCGGGAGTGTCTCTGAGGCGTCCGACCCGAAGGAGCCGTCTCTCGAGGAACTCGAGAAGAGCGCACAGGTCTGGATCGAGGCAACGTTTGTGCAGATCGATACGGCTGACCTCGACAAGGTGAAGACGACCCTGGGCAACTCGTTCGATTCTCAAACGGGGAAGCCAATCATAGAGGGGAAAGAGAAGGAAGAACTCCTCTTGGCGCTGAAAGACCGTCCTTCGTTTGAGATTCTCGGCTCGGCGGCCCTTGTCGCAATCGCGTCAGACGGACGCCACTACACCAGGATCGAGCTCGGTGAAGAGGTGCGCTATCCCTCGGAATACGAGGCCAAAAGTGGGCGTACGCCGGCTGATGACGGCAAGACAGTGGCGAGCTCTGAACCCGTCGTTGTCCCAAGTACGTTTGAAACAAGGCTCGCGGGAGTCTCTCTCAGCGTGAGCCCCAGGGTTTCTTCTGACGGCAAGTCCGTCATCGTCGAGATGAACGCTCAAGTGACGTTTCTGGCGGGGTACATGACCTATGGGACGTCGAAAACGTTCTCGCAACCGATCCTGACGTCCTGGGATCTCGTCACCACGCTCCGCATCGGCGACGGCATGACGCTCGTGCTCACGCACGTGCCGACAAAGAACTTCGAGCAGTCCTACGTGCTCAACCCGCAGCAGACCGAGGGACTCAAGGGCAAGAAGTCCGCTCTGCTCCTCATCTCGGCCAAGATCATCGATCCAGGCAAGAGGCAATGACTGCGCGTGGCACACTGAGCGCCCTCGCCTCTGCGGTGCTCGTCTGCATGGTGCCTGTGCTCGTGCCGGCGGGAACCGTCGGGCCGGACGCGCAAGAGGTCGTGGTCTCGCTCCTCATCATCGAGACGACACCCGACGTGCTGGCCGAAGCCGAGGACGCCCTCGCCTTCTCGCTTGACCCAGCGCGCGGCCGCTGCGTGCTCACCGCCGAGGAGCAGGCAGCGCTGACGATGGCCCTCGTGGAGGACGAGCACAGCAACGTCCTCGCGCGCACCGCTGCCGCCTGCCTGCCCGGAAGGCAAGCGACTCTCAAGATCGGCGAAACGCTCCGCATCCCCGCGCGCTACGACGCGGCCGTGACCCCCGACGCCTCCGGCAAGCTCCAAGTGCAGGCAACCGGCTATACGACGCGCAAGATCGGCCTCCGGTTCGAGTCCACGCTTCTCGGTGCACCGTCCGGGGGCACCGCAACACTGGCACTGAGTCTCTCCTTGAGTCGCATCTCCAACTGGCAGGAGATCGTCCCCGACATCAGGGAACCGATCATCAAGACTTGGGAGCTGGCAACCACGAACCGAATCCCACTCGGCAAGGCGCTCGTCCTCGTCAACCACCCCTATCAGCCCTTCGAGCCGCCGGCCGAGGCACCGGACAACGAGCAGAAGCCCCGCCCCCAGCCCGTCGTTCTCATCGTCATCGGCGTCGAATAGTCGCAAAGAGAAGGCTGGGCGGGGGACGAGTGAATAGACCGGCGTCGCCACGCGTCGATATCGGCGCACGTAACTGGGAAGATCCGCCATGACACACCTTCGCCCGCCCTTTGTCGTCGTCCTCGTCTTCGCCATCGGCCTGCTGGGCGGCATCGTCATCGAGAGCCACGTCCTGAGCCGTATCGGGTCACCAGTGGAGACGGTCGGGGGCCGCCCAGCGACCGAAGGAAAAGAGAACTCCGCCGCCGAGAAGCCTGGATACGGCGACGGGTACCCCGGAAACGGCGGGTTCGGTTCTGCGTTCGGCGAGGGATTCCCACCAACGGGGTTCTCCTTCACCTCAGACACGGACTACTGGTTGTACAGAGACCCCGATTCGGTCTGGGTCGAAGTGCGCTTCATCGAGATTGCCACGGCCGATCTCGACACAATCACAATCGACGACGCTACCACCAGCCTCCCCGCCAACGAAAAGCTCTTGCTGACGGCCAAGGAACGGACTCAGCTTCTGCACGCGCTCAAGTCAACGCCCAGCTACCGCCTTCTTGGCCGCGCGTCCGGCACGACGATCTGCGGAAACCAGATGCTCGTCCAGAGCGTGGATGAGCTGTCCTACCTCGTGGAGAAGGAAACGGAGAGATCCGAAGACTCCGAGGGCAGGATGCCCGATGATAAGGCAGGGGACGGGGCTGACCCTTCGGACCAGGGCTTCTACGTCACGCCAATGACGATCGAGGCACGGGAGATCGGCGTTCGCCTCAATTTCACGCCGACCGTCTCGAACGACGGCAGCGTTATCACCATCGTCATGCTGCCGGAGCTCTCCATGCTAACCGGGTGGGTTGACCCGGGAGGGGACCGGCCCCACGTCCCCACCTTCCGCAGCTGGAATGTCTCGACGACCGTCTATCTTGCGCCCGGCATGAGCATGCTGATGCCGTGCAGCCCCGCCCTCAGCGCACGCCGCCCGGGGGCTGCACCCAGCGACGCACCTGGCCAGGAGGAAACCGTTCTCATCCTCATCACGGCCCGCCTCATCGAACTGCCGGACGAGCCGGGCGACAATGGGCCGCCCGAGAGTCCTCTGCCAGGCAATGACGCGACAGGCAAGGACACAGGCGAGCGTCCGGAGCCGTAGATCCCTCCTGCCCCCTCACTGCACTAAGCGAGAGGCTCCCCCGCCACCCACTTCCCAGGGGGTGCCATGTCACTGTATGTGACCGCGTTATTCGCAGCGCGTCCAGCGATACAATCCCCATAACTCCCTCAACGATGCCTTCTTATCTCCTGAGACCTCGAAATCACTGCACATTTTTGGACTTGAATATCGCCCACGTCCGGTGTATGATGAAGGTGACAGGAGATAGGGGGACAAATGGAAGCGTTGGTGCTTGCCTCGCTCGTGTTCGGCACGAGCGGGCTTCTTGGATGGAAGATCGGCCGGTTGCGCGGCCAGTGGTGGTTGATCGGCTATGCGGTCAGCTTGCTCATCGTCATCGTGCTGAACGTGAGCCGCTATGTGCCGGCGACGATCAATACCGCTGTGGGCCAGTGGCTGCTGGCCGGGCGGAGGGACATCTACCTGATCGGCATCGCGGCCATCATCGGCATCGTGCCGTGCATGCACAAGGTTCGGCCGGTGCGCACGCGCGCCTTGCTTGGCGTGTTCATGCTCGTCCTGCTTACGCGCAGTTCGGTGCTGCCGCTGGCGGGTCCCGTGCTCGATCGTGCAGAAATGGCCCAGTTGCCGACGGTCTTTGACCAGAACAACGTCTGCCTGCAGACAACCAGTTACACTTGTGGGCCGGCGTCGCTCGTGTCGGCGCTGCACAGGTTCGACATCAAGGAGACCGAATCGAACGCGGCGCTCGAGACGCTGTG comes from the Verrucomicrobiota bacterium genome and includes:
- a CDS encoding PilT/PilU family type 4a pilus ATPase — encoded protein: MPEHDLARWLQDMVARNASDLYVKAFAPPHLRIDGAITPLGGPALTPEQTEAIARSIMQEDEWQAFAQQNELDLALQVEGLGRFRVNAYRQQGCVSLVARSIRQQVPSFEELHLPADVLRRLCREERGLVLLTGIAGSGKSTTIAAMIAEINRTQRKHIVTIEDPVEYVFPDGLSIISQREIGLDTHSFHDALRHVIRQSPDVIFIGEMRDLETMASAIMAAETGHLVLSTLHTLDAVQTVERIINYFPPYQHPQVRMQLSLVLKGVIAQRLLVRADGSGRIPACEVMLATPLIRKILHEGRTAELLEPIHRGTADGMCTFNQALLALIQSGAVTPDEGRKYADNVEELDLALRGIYSGVDTHTPRR